One window from the genome of Paracoccus zhejiangensis encodes:
- a CDS encoding Ppx/GppA phosphatase family protein, producing the protein MTPRRPAGADAFPKLKPVEPTVTRQSEEGPLYAALDLGTNSCRMLIARPRGNQFQVIDSFSKPVQLGQGLEASGRLSRSSMARTVHALQVCRRKLETHNVVNMRLVATEACRRARNSRDFMRKIQRETGLPVEIIEAEEEARLAVISCAPLVNLATEQLLVVDIGGGSTELVWIDLEDVEPTERARAIMRLGDGFRNPQPGGARVVDWISVPLGVATLRDQFADVEDDQGRFALMSWYFEEMLADFAPYANGSPEENFQIIGTSGTVTTVAASHLGLRRYDRTKVDGLTMTSDQIDKVIHSYLTLGPEGRRADPRIGRERHALIMSGAAILQTLMRVWPTSRLSVADRGLREGLLYSQMVKDGVLTPEGLNGVA; encoded by the coding sequence ATGACGCCCAGGCGTCCCGCGGGTGCGGACGCGTTCCCGAAGCTGAAACCGGTTGAGCCGACCGTCACCCGCCAGTCCGAGGAAGGGCCGCTTTATGCGGCACTGGACCTTGGAACCAATTCGTGCCGGATGCTGATTGCGCGGCCGCGCGGCAATCAGTTTCAGGTCATCGACAGCTTCTCGAAACCCGTCCAGCTTGGGCAGGGTCTCGAGGCGTCTGGTCGTCTGTCGCGCAGTTCCATGGCGCGGACGGTGCATGCGCTGCAGGTTTGCCGGCGCAAGCTCGAAACCCATAACGTCGTGAACATGCGTCTGGTTGCAACCGAGGCCTGCCGCCGCGCGCGCAATTCCCGCGACTTCATGCGCAAGATCCAGCGCGAGACCGGCCTGCCGGTCGAGATCATTGAGGCCGAGGAAGAAGCCCGGCTGGCGGTGATCTCCTGTGCGCCGCTGGTCAACCTCGCGACCGAGCAGTTGCTGGTGGTCGATATCGGCGGCGGCTCGACCGAGCTTGTCTGGATCGATCTCGAGGATGTCGAGCCGACCGAACGGGCGCGGGCGATCATGCGGCTGGGGGACGGGTTCCGCAATCCGCAGCCGGGTGGCGCGCGGGTCGTGGACTGGATCAGCGTGCCGCTTGGCGTGGCGACGCTGCGCGACCAGTTCGCCGATGTCGAGGACGATCAGGGCCGCTTCGCGCTGATGAGCTGGTATTTCGAGGAGATGCTGGCCGATTTCGCCCCCTATGCGAACGGCTCGCCCGAGGAGAATTTCCAGATCATCGGCACCTCGGGCACCGTCACCACGGTCGCGGCCAGCCATCTGGGGCTGCGCCGTTACGACCGAACCAAGGTTGACGGGCTGACCATGACAAGCGATCAGATCGACAAGGTGATTCACTCTTACCTCACACTTGGCCCCGAGGGCCGCCGCGCCGATCCGCGCATCGGGCGGGAACGGCACGCGCTGATCATGTCGGGCGCGGCGATCCTGCAGACGCTGATGCGGGTCTGGCCGACCAGCCGGTTGTCGGTGGCGGACCGGGGATTGCGCGAAGGTCTGCTCTATTCGCAGATGGTGAAGGATGGGGTGCTGACGCCCGAAGGATTGAACGGAGTGGCGTGA
- a CDS encoding RlmE family RNA methyltransferase, translating to MAKGTGAGSAKGNTSGRGQRDLKVRVKTAKGRKMSSKLWLERQLNDPYVARAKREGYRGRAAYKILELDDKYRFLVPGARVVDLGCAPGGWCQVAVARVNALGEKGGKSVGRVLGVDLQEVDAIAGAEIHVLDFLEEGADQKVKDWLGGRADVVMSDMAAASSGHKNTDHLRIVALVEAAAAFAFDVLEPGGTFVAKVLAGGAELEMQTMLKKNFTKVANVKPPASRSDSSEKFVVAQGFRGRPDETAEDADGDL from the coding sequence ATGGCCAAGGGTACCGGCGCGGGCAGCGCCAAGGGCAATACCAGCGGGCGCGGGCAGCGCGACCTGAAGGTGCGGGTGAAGACCGCCAAGGGCCGCAAGATGTCCAGCAAGCTGTGGCTGGAACGGCAATTGAACGATCCCTATGTCGCCCGCGCCAAGCGCGAGGGCTATCGCGGCCGCGCGGCCTACAAGATCCTCGAACTGGACGACAAGTACCGCTTCCTGGTGCCCGGCGCCCGGGTGGTCGATCTGGGCTGCGCGCCCGGTGGCTGGTGTCAGGTCGCCGTGGCGCGGGTGAATGCGCTTGGCGAGAAGGGTGGCAAATCCGTCGGCCGGGTGCTGGGCGTTGACCTGCAAGAGGTCGATGCCATTGCCGGGGCCGAGATCCATGTGCTGGACTTCCTCGAGGAAGGCGCCGACCAGAAGGTCAAGGACTGGCTCGGCGGTCGCGCCGATGTGGTCATGTCGGACATGGCCGCAGCCTCGAGCGGTCACAAGAACACCGACCATTTGCGCATCGTGGCGCTGGTCGAGGCGGCGGCGGCCTTTGCCTTCGACGTGCTGGAACCGGGCGGCACCTTCGTCGCCAAGGTGCTGGCGGGCGGGGCCGAGCTCGAGATGCAGACCATGCTGAAGAAGAACTTCACCAAGGTCGCCAATGTGAAGCCGCCGGCAAGCCGCAGCGATTCATCCGAGAAATTCGTGGTGGCGCAGGGGTTCCGCGGGCGTCCCGACGAGACTGCGGAAGACGCCGACGGCGACCTATAG
- a CDS encoding helix-turn-helix transcriptional regulator, whose translation MNAGYIDDGTGEFMGENSPSLARRPLAQIGSRARPQPRLRLLPLAGFVWGSRAAMPLPRTRGEHVLIRVTRGTLQLDFPRSRQALGPDSLFYIPCGTAFAALPLVDCAGEVLLIAPELTRDLSHPLPERALGGRLDHDDPAPRLMLQELAQEARRTSPDARAAIACQLSLLALRLARLEPVARRVQASPGHDPDLPLAERFVALAQTRLADGSTIADLADTLGVTTAELDAACQHRHGKRAVDLVHDLRLARAVQMLRDTSESPARIARMLGYSSLAHLSRAFVTATGRLPDSFRGAD comes from the coding sequence GTGAATGCGGGCTATATCGACGACGGCACCGGCGAATTTATGGGCGAAAACTCGCCGTCCCTTGCGCGCAGACCGCTGGCTCAGATCGGCAGCCGCGCACGGCCTCAACCCCGGCTCAGGCTGCTGCCGCTGGCCGGTTTCGTCTGGGGCAGCCGCGCCGCCATGCCGCTGCCGCGGACGCGGGGCGAGCATGTGCTGATCCGTGTGACGCGCGGCACGCTGCAACTGGATTTCCCGCGCAGCCGTCAGGCGCTGGGGCCGGACAGCCTGTTCTATATTCCCTGCGGCACCGCCTTTGCCGCGCTGCCCCTGGTCGATTGCGCGGGCGAGGTGCTGCTGATCGCGCCCGAGCTGACCCGCGACCTCTCCCATCCCCTGCCCGAGCGCGCGCTTGGCGGGCGGCTGGACCATGACGACCCGGCGCCCCGGCTGATGCTGCAGGAGCTGGCGCAGGAGGCACGGCGGACCAGCCCCGATGCGCGCGCCGCCATCGCCTGCCAGTTGTCGCTTCTGGCGCTGCGGCTGGCGCGGCTGGAACCCGTGGCCCGCCGGGTGCAGGCCAGCCCGGGCCATGATCCCGACCTGCCGCTGGCCGAGCGTTTCGTGGCGCTGGCCCAGACCCGTCTGGCCGATGGCAGCACCATCGCCGATCTGGCCGACACGCTTGGCGTGACCACCGCCGAGCTGGATGCGGCCTGCCAGCACCGGCATGGCAAGCGGGCGGTGGACCTGGTCCACGACCTGCGCCTTGCGCGGGCGGTGCAGATGCTGCGCGACACCAGCGAAAGCCCGGCCCGGATCGCGCGGATGCTGGGTTATTCCAGCCTCGCGCATCTGAGCCGGGCCTTCGTCACCGCCACCGGGCGCCTGCCCGACAGCTTTCGCGGCGCGGATTAG
- a CDS encoding Lrp/AsnC family transcriptional regulator translates to MDRLDRKILNLMQRDAARTNADLADEVGLSPSSCLRRVRRLRGSGVIERVVAILNPAKAGRVLKAIVTVELQRHGEQQQARFLALATREEAVAQAYAVTSQTDVVLILRLKDMEEFDALCERLFRDDTNVARFFTMVVIRTAKEETAIRL, encoded by the coding sequence ATGGACCGCCTCGACCGCAAGATCCTGAACCTGATGCAGCGCGACGCCGCGCGGACCAATGCCGATCTGGCCGACGAGGTCGGGCTGTCGCCCTCGAGCTGCCTGCGTCGGGTGCGGCGGCTGCGTGGTTCGGGCGTGATCGAGCGGGTGGTGGCGATCCTGAACCCGGCCAAGGCGGGGCGAGTGCTGAAGGCCATCGTGACGGTGGAGTTGCAGCGCCACGGCGAACAGCAGCAGGCGCGCTTTCTGGCGCTGGCGACGAGAGAGGAAGCGGTGGCGCAGGCCTATGCCGTGACCAGCCAGACCGACGTGGTGCTGATCCTGCGCCTCAAGGACATGGAGGAATTCGACGCGCTCTGCGAGCGGCTGTTTCGCGACGATACGAACGTGGCGCGCTTCTTTACCATGGTGGTGATCCGCACCGCCAAGGAGGAAACGGCGATCCGGCTATAG
- the miaA gene encoding tRNA (adenosine(37)-N6)-dimethylallyltransferase MiaA has translation MPEHDLTTIPRDRHLLIAGPTASGKSALAMQVARAQGGLIVNADALQVWSCWRVLTARPSAAEEAALPHALYGHVAPGRSYSVGDWLSDVTALGSQRLIIVGGTGLYLTALTEGLAYVPPTPPEIRAEGDRRLAEPEGLGQMVADLDPTTRGKIDVLNPARVQRAWEVLENTGRGLADWQAETPPPLIGPDQATRVVLMADRDWLVERIARRFDLMLDQGALDEARAVLPGWQPTAQWARAIGAPELIAHLRGELTLDEARERAVIATRQYAKSQRIWFRSRMKAWQPLPVG, from the coding sequence ATGCCCGAGCACGATCTGACGACAATTCCCCGCGACCGTCACCTGCTGATCGCCGGTCCCACCGCCAGCGGCAAGTCGGCGCTGGCCATGCAGGTCGCCCGCGCGCAGGGCGGACTGATCGTGAATGCCGATGCGCTGCAGGTCTGGTCCTGCTGGCGGGTGCTGACGGCGCGGCCCTCGGCGGCCGAGGAAGCCGCCCTGCCCCATGCACTTTACGGCCACGTCGCGCCGGGGCGTAGCTATTCGGTCGGTGACTGGCTGTCTGACGTGACGGCACTGGGTAGCCAGCGGCTGATCATCGTGGGCGGCACCGGGCTTTATCTGACGGCGCTGACCGAGGGTCTCGCCTATGTGCCGCCAACCCCGCCCGAGATTCGGGCCGAGGGCGACCGGCGGCTTGCCGAACCCGAGGGGCTGGGGCAGATGGTCGCAGACCTCGATCCGACCACGCGCGGCAAGATCGATGTGCTGAACCCGGCCCGCGTCCAGCGGGCCTGGGAAGTTCTGGAAAATACCGGGCGCGGGCTGGCGGACTGGCAGGCCGAGACGCCGCCGCCGCTGATCGGCCCGGATCAGGCGACGCGGGTCGTGCTGATGGCCGACCGGGACTGGCTGGTCGAACGAATCGCCCGCCGCTTCGACCTGATGCTGGACCAGGGGGCGTTGGACGAGGCGCGCGCGGTTTTGCCCGGCTGGCAGCCCACCGCGCAATGGGCGCGGGCCATCGGCGCGCCCGAGTTGATCGCCCACCTGCGGGGCGAGTTGACCCTCGACGAGGCGCGCGAACGCGCGGTGATCGCCACCCGGCAATATGCCAAGTCTCAGCGCATCTGGTTTCGCAGTCGGATGAAGGCATGGCAGCCGCTGCCCGTCGGCTGA
- a CDS encoding nucleoside recognition domain-containing protein encodes MTILDHITRKTLSYLQLYWMLVRLILPIALITEALSRMGVIKAIAPAFGPVMALYDLPPELGLAWLTGLLIGIWGAIPLIFALVPVSELTVADVTILSSLLLFAHALPIEQGILRQTGARLMATVLIRVGGGMIYAMILHQLSSATGWMQAPVSAVWTPMAGTEGWTSFLIGLAETMGWMLIVLLALCWAIEILRLTGVMDLLNRLVDPVLRLAGISGEARQFAVIGALLGISYGGGMMIREAQSGLIPPRQIFAACVFMGFSHAIIEDTAIVMAIGADGLAVGLGRMIFAIAATALVVRVLNRVPDRLFYQWFFVPGGRVTDGPSGQPQGDVA; translated from the coding sequence ATGACGATTCTCGACCATATCACTCGCAAGACCCTGTCCTACCTGCAGCTTTACTGGATGCTGGTGCGCCTGATCCTGCCCATCGCGCTGATCACCGAGGCGCTGTCGCGCATGGGCGTGATCAAGGCCATCGCCCCGGCCTTCGGCCCGGTCATGGCGCTTTATGACCTGCCGCCGGAACTGGGGCTGGCCTGGCTGACCGGGCTGCTGATCGGCATCTGGGGGGCGATCCCGCTGATCTTCGCGCTGGTTCCGGTCAGCGAACTGACCGTGGCCGATGTCACCATCCTCTCGTCGCTGCTCCTCTTCGCCCATGCCCTGCCGATCGAGCAGGGCATCCTGCGCCAGACCGGTGCGCGGTTGATGGCGACGGTGCTGATCCGGGTGGGCGGCGGCATGATCTATGCAATGATCCTGCACCAGCTAAGCAGTGCGACCGGCTGGATGCAGGCCCCGGTCTCGGCGGTCTGGACGCCGATGGCGGGGACCGAGGGCTGGACCAGCTTCCTGATCGGGCTGGCCGAGACCATGGGCTGGATGCTCATCGTGCTGCTGGCGCTCTGCTGGGCGATCGAGATCCTGCGCCTCACCGGCGTCATGGACCTGCTCAACCGCCTCGTCGATCCGGTGCTGCGGCTGGCGGGGATCAGCGGCGAGGCGCGGCAATTCGCGGTGATCGGCGCGCTGCTGGGCATTTCCTATGGCGGCGGCATGATGATCCGCGAGGCGCAAAGCGGGCTGATCCCGCCGCGCCAGATCTTTGCCGCCTGCGTGTTCATGGGCTTTTCCCATGCGATCATCGAGGACACGGCCATCGTCATGGCCATCGGTGCCGACGGGTTGGCGGTGGGTCTTGGCCGGATGATCTTCGCCATCGCCGCCACGGCGCTGGTGGTGCGTGTGCTGAACCGGGTGCCGGATCGGCTGTTCTACCAGTGGTTCTTCGTGCCGGGTGGCAGGGTCACGGACGGCCCGTCGGGTCAGCCCCAGGGCGACGTGGCCTAA
- the putA gene encoding bifunctional proline dehydrogenase/L-glutamate gamma-semialdehyde dehydrogenase PutA codes for MAQRDPNRQAMRKAHNADETAAITALIADYGPDAAARARIDATTAALVRDIRAGDDPGLMEVFLAEYGLSTDEGVALMCLAEALLRVPDAETMDELIEDKIAPSEWGQHLGKSASSLVNASTWALMLTGKVLRGNESPGIAGHLRNAVKRLGEPVIRTAVHRAMREMGQQFVLGETVKDAIRRGRERVGKGFTYSYDMLGEAARTEADARAYTAAYEGAIAALAAQAKSDDIRANPGISIKLSALHPRYEEGQRDRVMAELVPIVLRLARAAKAANMGLNIDAEEADRLDLSLDVIEAVLSDPSLAGWDGFGVVVQAYGKRAPHVIDWLEALAERLDRRIMVRLVKGAYWDTEIKRAQVEGLEGFPVWTHKTATDVAWICSARKLLASPRIYPQFATHNAHSAAAVLELAGEDKDWEFQRLHGMGEALHDLLHDRYGTRCRIYAPVGAHEDLLAYLVRRLLENGANSSFVNRIVDTDVPPEEVAPDPFIEWQKVAGQPARGVRAPQALFGSRLNSRGFDLRDPETLAMIDAERGKWADHHWQGGPLLAVAGDDAARVGEDVVNPARPGDHVGRIALSSDADIAGALGAAAIWDAAPETRAEVLNRAADLYEAHYAELFALIAREAGKSLADCVAELREAVDFLRYYAGFATADAPRGVITCISPWNFPLAIFTGQIAAALAAGNGVLAKPAETTSLIAWRATQLLHEAGVPAHALQLLPGPGRQVGTALSSDPRVAGVCFTGSLPTAQAINRAMAENLAPDAPLIAETGGLNAMVVDSTALPEQAVHDILASAFQSAGQRCSALRILYVQEDVADKVLTMLHGAMDELRMGDPWHLETDVGPVISAGARKGIDDHVSAARSDGRILHRLKPPSRGHFVPPVTIRVSGIEAIEKEIFGPVLHVARFKAEDLDRVIAAINGSGYGLTFGLHTRIDDRVEHIDRHIHVGNLYVNRNQIGAIVGSQPFGGEGLSGTGPKAGGPHYVPRFRAAGHRHVADDRPEADSELVRDQLKRAKTDIDTPRETTLLPGPTGESNRLTSHARGTVLCLGPDTGAQAAIAAAAGCAAVEVTGRLLPGALSSLGGMAVVAYDGSEEMARAYRIALAGRAGPIIPLAGSAELAGYAVLERHLCVDTTASGGNASLLAAAE; via the coding sequence ATGGCCCAGAGAGACCCGAACCGCCAAGCGATGCGCAAGGCGCATAATGCCGACGAGACCGCGGCCATCACCGCGCTGATCGCGGATTATGGCCCCGATGCCGCCGCCCGCGCCCGCATCGACGCCACCACCGCCGCGCTGGTCCGCGACATCCGTGCCGGTGACGATCCGGGGCTGATGGAAGTGTTTCTGGCCGAATATGGCCTTTCCACCGACGAGGGCGTGGCGCTGATGTGCCTGGCCGAGGCGCTGTTGCGTGTGCCCGATGCCGAGACCATGGATGAGTTGATCGAGGACAAGATCGCGCCCTCGGAATGGGGGCAGCATCTGGGCAAGTCGGCCTCGTCGCTGGTCAATGCCTCGACCTGGGCCCTGATGCTGACCGGCAAGGTGCTGCGCGGCAATGAAAGCCCGGGGATCGCCGGGCATCTCAGGAACGCGGTGAAACGATTGGGCGAGCCGGTCATCCGCACCGCGGTTCACCGCGCCATGCGCGAGATGGGCCAGCAATTCGTGCTGGGCGAGACGGTCAAGGACGCGATCCGGCGCGGGCGCGAGCGGGTCGGCAAGGGCTTTACCTACAGCTATGACATGCTGGGCGAGGCGGCGCGGACCGAGGCCGATGCCCGCGCCTATACAGCCGCCTACGAGGGCGCGATCGCGGCGCTGGCGGCGCAGGCGAAAAGCGATGACATCCGCGCCAATCCCGGCATCTCGATCAAGCTCTCGGCGCTGCATCCTCGCTACGAGGAGGGTCAGCGCGACCGGGTGATGGCAGAACTGGTGCCGATCGTGCTGCGCCTCGCCCGCGCCGCCAAGGCCGCCAATATGGGCCTGAACATCGACGCGGAAGAGGCCGACCGGCTGGACCTGTCGCTGGACGTGATCGAGGCTGTGCTGTCGGACCCCTCGCTGGCGGGCTGGGACGGGTTTGGCGTCGTCGTGCAGGCCTATGGCAAGCGCGCGCCCCATGTCATCGACTGGCTCGAGGCGCTGGCCGAGCGGCTGGACCGGCGGATCATGGTGCGGCTGGTGAAGGGCGCCTACTGGGATACCGAGATCAAGCGCGCGCAGGTCGAGGGGCTGGAGGGTTTCCCGGTCTGGACCCACAAGACCGCGACCGATGTGGCCTGGATCTGCTCGGCCCGCAAGCTCTTGGCCAGCCCCCGCATCTATCCGCAATTTGCCACCCACAACGCCCATTCGGCGGCGGCGGTGCTGGAACTGGCGGGCGAGGACAAGGACTGGGAATTCCAGCGCCTGCACGGCATGGGCGAGGCGCTGCATGACCTGCTGCACGACCGCTATGGCACGCGCTGCCGCATCTATGCCCCGGTCGGCGCGCATGAGGACCTGCTGGCCTACCTGGTGCGGCGGCTGCTGGAGAACGGCGCGAATTCCAGTTTCGTCAACCGCATCGTCGATACCGACGTGCCGCCCGAAGAGGTGGCACCCGATCCCTTCATCGAATGGCAGAAGGTGGCGGGCCAGCCGGCGCGGGGCGTTCGCGCGCCGCAGGCGCTGTTCGGCAGCCGGCTGAACTCGCGCGGCTTCGACCTGCGCGATCCCGAGACGCTGGCGATGATCGATGCCGAGCGGGGGAAATGGGCGGATCATCACTGGCAGGGCGGGCCGCTGCTGGCCGTTGCGGGTGACGATGCCGCGCGGGTCGGCGAGGATGTGGTGAACCCGGCGCGTCCGGGGGACCACGTGGGCCGGATCGCGTTGTCATCCGACGCGGATATTGCCGGCGCGCTTGGCGCGGCGGCGATCTGGGACGCAGCGCCCGAGACCCGCGCCGAGGTGCTGAACCGCGCCGCCGATCTTTACGAGGCGCATTACGCCGAGCTTTTCGCGCTGATCGCCCGCGAGGCCGGCAAGTCGCTGGCCGATTGCGTGGCCGAACTGCGCGAGGCGGTGGATTTCCTGCGCTATTACGCGGGCTTCGCCACGGCTGACGCGCCGCGCGGGGTGATCACCTGCATCTCGCCCTGGAATTTTCCGCTGGCAATCTTCACCGGCCAGATCGCGGCGGCACTGGCCGCCGGCAATGGCGTGCTGGCGAAGCCGGCCGAGACCACCAGCCTGATCGCCTGGCGGGCCACCCAGCTGCTGCACGAGGCCGGGGTGCCGGCCCATGCGCTGCAACTGCTGCCCGGACCGGGGCGGCAGGTCGGCACCGCGCTTTCCAGCGATCCGCGTGTGGCGGGCGTCTGCTTCACCGGTAGCCTGCCCACGGCGCAGGCGATCAACCGGGCGATGGCGGAAAACCTTGCCCCCGATGCGCCACTGATCGCGGAAACCGGCGGGCTGAACGCGATGGTGGTGGATTCGACCGCGCTGCCCGAACAGGCGGTGCACGACATCCTGGCCAGCGCCTTCCAGTCGGCGGGGCAGCGCTGCTCGGCGCTGCGCATCCTCTATGTGCAGGAGGACGTGGCCGACAAGGTGCTGACCATGCTGCATGGCGCCATGGACGAGCTGCGCATGGGCGATCCCTGGCATCTGGAAACCGATGTCGGCCCGGTGATTTCGGCCGGTGCAAGGAAGGGCATCGACGATCACGTCTCGGCCGCGCGCAGCGACGGGCGCATCCTGCACCGGCTGAAGCCGCCCTCGCGCGGGCATTTCGTGCCGCCGGTGACCATCCGCGTCAGCGGCATCGAGGCCATCGAGAAAGAGATCTTCGGCCCGGTCCTGCATGTCGCCCGCTTCAAGGCCGAGGATCTGGACCGGGTGATCGCCGCCATCAACGGTTCGGGCTACGGGCTGACCTTTGGCCTTCATACCCGCATCGATGACCGGGTCGAGCATATCGACCGGCATATCCATGTCGGGAACCTCTATGTGAACCGCAACCAGATCGGCGCCATCGTCGGCAGCCAGCCCTTCGGTGGCGAGGGCCTGTCGGGCACCGGTCCCAAGGCCGGCGGGCCGCATTACGTGCCGCGCTTCCGGGCGGCGGGGCATCGGCACGTGGCCGATGACCGGCCCGAGGCCGATAGCGAGTTGGTGCGGGATCAGTTGAAGCGCGCGAAGACCGATATCGACACCCCGCGCGAGACCACGCTGCTGCCCGGACCCACCGGCGAATCGAACCGGCTGACCAGCCATGCGCGCGGCACGGTCCTGTGCCTTGGCCCCGACACGGGCGCGCAGGCCGCCATCGCGGCGGCAGCGGGCTGTGCGGCGGTCGAGGTGACGGGTCGGCTTTTGCCCGGCGCATTGTCCAGCCTCGGCGGCATGGCGGTTGTCGCCTATGACGGGTCCGAGGAGATGGCGCGGGCCTATCGCATCGCCCTGGCCGGGCGGGCGGGGCCGATCATCCCCTTGGCGGGCAGCGCGGAACTGGCCGGATATGCGGTGCTGGAACGGCATCTTTGCGTCGATACCACCGCCTCGGGGGGCAATGCCTCGCTGCTGGCCGCAGCCGAGTAG
- the frr gene encoding ribosome recycling factor — MAEEFEVDTDDLERRMKGAMDSLRHEFGTLRTGRASASMVEPVMVDAYGSPTPINQIGTINVPEPRMVTINIWDKGLVSRAEKAIRDSGLGINPQTNGTIIMLPIPELNEERRRELTKVAAQYAENARVAIRNVRRDGMDQIKKGKTAGMSEDDQKFWETEVQELTNKMIAAVDGALEAKQAEIMQV, encoded by the coding sequence ATGGCAGAAGAGTTCGAAGTCGATACCGATGATCTGGAACGGCGGATGAAGGGCGCGATGGACAGCCTGCGCCACGAGTTCGGCACCCTGCGCACCGGCCGCGCCTCGGCCAGCATGGTCGAGCCGGTCATGGTCGACGCCTATGGCAGCCCGACGCCCATCAACCAGATCGGCACGATCAACGTCCCCGAGCCGCGCATGGTCACCATCAACATCTGGGACAAGGGTCTGGTCAGCCGCGCCGAGAAGGCCATCCGCGACAGCGGGCTGGGCATCAACCCGCAGACCAACGGCACCATCATCATGCTGCCGATCCCCGAGCTGAACGAGGAACGCCGGCGCGAGCTGACCAAGGTCGCGGCTCAATATGCCGAGAACGCCCGGGTCGCCATCCGCAACGTGCGCCGCGACGGCATGGACCAGATCAAGAAGGGCAAGACCGCCGGCATGTCCGAGGATGACCAGAAATTCTGGGAAACCGAGGTTCAAGAGCTGACCAACAAGATGATCGCCGCCGTCGATGGCGCGCTCGAGGCCAAGCAGGCCGAGATCATGCAGGTCTGA
- the pyrH gene encoding UMP kinase, producing the protein MLKISGEALMGDQGYGLHPPTVARIADEVDSVHKLGVEICMVIGGGNIFRGLQGSAQGMERTTADYMGMLATVMNALAMQSALEAKGIHCRVISAIRMDEVAEPYIRRRAVRHLEKKRVIIFAAGTGNPYFTTDTAATLRASEMNCEAIFKGTKVDGVYDKDPVKFPDAKRYETVSYDEVLQKHLGVMDASAIALARDNDLPIIVFSLDEPGGFKGILEGRGTYTRVHG; encoded by the coding sequence ATGCTGAAGATATCGGGCGAGGCGCTGATGGGCGATCAGGGCTATGGCCTGCATCCGCCCACCGTGGCCCGCATCGCCGACGAGGTTGATTCGGTTCACAAGCTGGGCGTCGAAATCTGCATGGTCATCGGTGGCGGCAACATCTTCCGTGGGCTGCAGGGCTCGGCCCAGGGGATGGAGCGGACCACCGCCGACTACATGGGGATGCTGGCCACGGTGATGAACGCGCTGGCCATGCAATCGGCGCTGGAGGCCAAGGGCATCCATTGCCGCGTCATCAGCGCCATCCGCATGGACGAGGTGGCCGAGCCCTATATCCGCCGCCGCGCCGTGCGCCACCTGGAAAAGAAGCGCGTGATCATCTTCGCCGCCGGCACCGGCAACCCCTATTTCACTACCGACACGGCGGCGACGCTGCGGGCCTCGGAAATGAACTGCGAGGCGATCTTCAAGGGCACCAAGGTCGATGGCGTCTATGACAAGGACCCGGTGAAATTCCCCGATGCCAAGCGTTACGAGACCGTCAGCTATGACGAGGTGCTGCAGAAGCACCTTGGCGTGATGGATGCCTCGGCGATTGCACTGGCGCGCGACAACGACCTGCCGATCATCGTCTTCTCGCTGGACGAGCCGGGCGGGTTCAAGGGCATTCTCGAAGGTCGCGGAACCTATACGCGCGTCCACGGTTAA
- the uppS gene encoding polyprenyl diphosphate synthase has protein sequence MVAETAKIDAASGAGGGQPPRHVAIIMDGNGRWATERGWPRLVGHRRGAERVKQIVRACPDIGVNWLTIYAFSTENWKRSSEEVLGLMKIFRRYIQREADGLSAEGVRMRFIGARERLDPKLQSLMAGIEARTAGNTRLNLTVAINYGGRDELLRASNRLAEKIALGHLTGPATEADLQDCLDTAGHPDPDLVIRTSGETRTSNFLPWQAAYAEYEFSQTLWPDFTPDHLAEILDRFGLRKRRFGGV, from the coding sequence ATGGTTGCGGAAACCGCCAAGATCGACGCCGCGAGCGGCGCAGGGGGCGGCCAACCGCCGCGCCATGTCGCCATCATCATGGACGGCAATGGCCGTTGGGCCACCGAGCGCGGCTGGCCGCGACTGGTCGGCCATCGTCGTGGCGCCGAGCGGGTGAAGCAGATCGTCCGCGCCTGCCCCGATATCGGGGTGAACTGGCTGACCATCTATGCCTTCTCGACCGAGAACTGGAAGCGCTCCTCCGAGGAAGTGCTGGGCCTGATGAAGATCTTCCGCCGCTACATCCAGCGCGAGGCCGACGGGCTGTCCGCCGAGGGTGTGCGGATGCGCTTCATCGGCGCGCGCGAGCGGCTGGACCCCAAGCTGCAAAGCCTGATGGCCGGGATCGAGGCGCGCACCGCCGGGAATACGCGGCTGAACCTGACCGTGGCGATCAATTACGGCGGCCGCGACGAATTGCTGCGCGCTTCGAACCGTCTGGCCGAGAAGATCGCCTTGGGCCATCTGACCGGGCCGGCCACCGAGGCCGATCTGCAGGATTGCCTTGATACGGCCGGCCATCCCGACCCGGACCTGGTGATCCGCACCTCGGGCGAGACCCGCACCTCGAATTTCCTGCCCTGGCAGGCGGCCTATGCCGAATACGAGTTCAGCCAGACGCTCTGGCCGGATTTCACCCCCGATCATCTGGCCGAGATCCTGGACCGCTTCGGCCTGCGCAAGCGGCGCTTCGGAGGGGTATGA